The following coding sequences are from one Phalacrocorax carbo chromosome 13, bPhaCar2.1, whole genome shotgun sequence window:
- the ADIRF gene encoding adipogenesis regulatory factor has product MFGFAKKLAGEAEQQAQSAAQVAANEVSQTVQQVVDQAKDAGQKAIDQVCKAAEAGEEAVKNVANQATSWGKSFGQ; this is encoded by the exons ATGTTCGGGTTTGCGAAGAAGCTTGCTGGGGAGGCTGAGCAACAAGCTCAAAGTGCTGCACAGGTGGCAG CTAATGAGGTGAGCCAGACTGTGCAGCAAGTGGTGGACCAGGCTAAGGATGCTGGTCAGAAAG cTATTGATCAAGtctgcaaagctgctgaagCTGGTGAAGAAGCTGTTAAAAATGTAGCAAATCAAGCAACTTCGTGGGGCAAAAGCTTTGGACAATGA